A stretch of the Ornithodoros turicata isolate Travis chromosome 4, ASM3712646v1, whole genome shotgun sequence genome encodes the following:
- the LOC135391864 gene encoding uncharacterized protein LOC135391864 codes for MVSIAKVKDEKDLLALTGVLSFRLFYNLSDMLTDVRLKQSTRGFCLSNEDATLLTFMRLYQDISFSVLGVLFDVHRTTAANICKECIDILAVILGKAVFWPSRNAVKNCMTKYFAKYPSTRAVLDCTEIKIERPSDLQSRILTYSHYKHTYTAKVLVCETPGGLISYVSEAYGGRTSDTHIVKESKVLDKCERNDAVMVDKGFLIESLCNEKGIEMIQPPFLKGQNQLTQQEGRKNQSIAQARVHVERAIHRMKLFKILQNRIPLELFPYIDAIITITAGIANLSKPLFSADKFLDKSTTQENI; via the coding sequence ATGGTCTCCATTGCAAAAGTGAAAGATGAAAAAGACCTTTTGGCATTGACAGGAGTGTTGAGCTTTAGGCTTTTTTACAATCTGTCAGATATGCTTACAGATGTGCGCCTCAAACAGTCAACCAGAGGCTTCTGTCTGAGCAACGAGGATGCAACTCTGCTTACCTTCATGAGGCTGTATCAGGATATATCGTTTTCTGTGCTTGGAGTACTATTCGATGTGCATCGCACAACAGCAGCCAATATATGCAAGGAGTGCATTGACATTCTGGCAGTAATACTTGGAAAGGCTGTTTTTTGGCCTAGTAGGAATGCAGTCAAGAACTGCATGACAAAGTACTTTGCAAAGTATCCTAGCACGCGAGCCGTACTGGACTGCACTGAAATCAAAATCGAAAGACCGTCTGATTTGCAATCACGGATTTTAACCTATAGCCATTACAAGCACACATATACTGCAAAGGTTCTCGTTTGTGAAACCCCAGGAGGGCTCATCAGCTATGTAAGCGAAGCATATGGAGGGAGGACGTCAGACACTCATATTGTCAAAGAGAGTAAGGTCCTCGACAAGTGCGAGCGAAATGATGCTGTCATGGTTGACAAGGGGTTCCTGATTGAATCACTTTGCAACGAAAAAGGAATTGAAATGATACAGCCACCATTCTTGAAAGGTCAGAACCAGCTTACACAACAGGAGGGAAGAAAAAATCAGTCAATTGCACAGGCTCGAGTACATGTCGAAAGGGCCATCCACAGGATGAAACTTTTCAAGATACTCCAGAATAGAATACCGCTGGAGCTCTTCCCATACATTGATGCTATAATCACCATCACTGCAGGCATTGCAAACTTATCAAAGCCACTGTTCAGTGCAGACAAGTTTCTGGATAAGAGCACCACACAAGAAAACATCTAG
- the LOC135392568 gene encoding uncharacterized protein LOC135392568, with protein sequence MLWLSSDPRSTWNNFGTQFGTARCKITSHDRRCSVEIHRGKSRLVEWVYERLMGSRKLALKKTIGAKFLSAHELTMYLCETEAVLNSRPLTHLYDEPQEPVPLRSASFLAGRRLTTLPNLTGPEVTNIAHNQQRKSWSDRQMVLATFWKRWSKGYLAELKTRPSTRGRKATIEEGELVLLQETMLPRQQWKMARVEQCFVGRDGKVRSCMLKLPSGITLKRRIQLLYPLELGE encoded by the coding sequence ATGCTCTGGCTTTCAAGCGATCCAAGAAGCACTTGGAACAACTTTGGAACGCAATTCGGAACCGCGCGGTGCAAGATCACTTCGCATGACAGGAGGTGCAGCGTGGAAATTCATCGTGGAAAGAGTCGCCTGGTGGAGTGGGTATACGAGCGTCTGATGGGATCCAGGAAGCTGGCGTTGAAGAAAACTATCGGGGCCAAGTTTTTGTCCGCACACGAGCTGACAATGTACCTGTGCGAAACTGAGGCAGTCTTGAACTCAAGGCCTCTAACCCACCTCTATGACGAACCTCAAGAGCCAGTGCCACTTCGTAGCGCTTCCTTTCTCGCAGGAAGAAGACTGACAACGCTACCGAACTTAACGGGTCCGGAAGTAACTAACATAGCACACAATCAGCAGCGCAAATCGTGGTCGGATCGCCAGATGGTTTTGGCAACATTCTGGAAAAGATGGTCCAAAGGTTATCTTGCTGAGCTGAAAACAAGGCCGTCAACGAGAGGACGGAAAGCAACGATTGAGGAAGGAGAACTCGTTTTGCTGCAAGAGACTATGCTACCTCGGCAGCAGTGGAAGATGGCAAGAGTCGAACAGTGTTTCGTCGGAAGAGATGGGAAAGTCAGATCGTGCATGCTGAAGCTTCCGAGCGGCATCACTTTGAAGAGACGAATTCAACTACTGTACCCTCTGGAGTTAGGAGAATGA